From the genome of Candidatus Delongbacteria bacterium, one region includes:
- the dnaN gene encoding DNA polymerase III subunit beta, whose amino-acid sequence MTMRFTVPQKEFLAQLQKLSAVVPSKTTHPMLNNILLHVEPDEARMTATDLEISLTTRMKVEGGQGEDVAIPCKRLLEIVRELDERPVTVQTDRHNNGVEILSGQGVFQIPCESAENFPILPGIQVSAELEIPAERLRQHVERLAFAVSTDDLRPVLTGVLFEFRAEALFLVATDGHRLVRIQDHKLAGQESLGSVVIPIKALNLVARSLDSSSENVKLSLAQNHLVFSLGGAQIYTQLINGRYPAYEGVIPLQNENILQTARGALYRAVKQVSNCANNVTRQINFTLSENRLVVTAEDNEYGSRGRNELDVDYNGDALEIAFNASYLDQMLRHLDTDQVVFKFGTAERAALILPEINQEDEDLLMLLMPVRLMR is encoded by the coding sequence ATGACCATGCGCTTCACGGTTCCCCAAAAGGAATTCCTGGCTCAGCTGCAGAAGCTGTCCGCGGTGGTGCCCAGCAAGACCACCCATCCCATGCTGAACAACATCCTGCTCCACGTGGAGCCCGATGAGGCGCGGATGACCGCCACCGACCTGGAGATTTCCCTGACCACGCGCATGAAGGTCGAAGGCGGCCAGGGCGAAGACGTGGCCATTCCCTGCAAGCGCCTGCTGGAGATCGTCCGCGAACTGGACGAGCGCCCGGTGACCGTGCAAACGGACCGGCACAACAACGGCGTGGAGATTCTCTCGGGCCAGGGCGTCTTCCAGATTCCCTGCGAGAGCGCGGAGAACTTCCCCATCCTGCCCGGCATCCAGGTCTCCGCGGAACTGGAGATCCCCGCCGAGCGCCTGCGTCAGCACGTGGAGCGGCTGGCCTTCGCCGTGTCCACGGACGACCTGCGGCCGGTGCTCACCGGCGTGCTCTTCGAGTTCCGCGCCGAGGCCCTGTTCCTGGTGGCCACGGACGGCCATCGCCTGGTGCGCATCCAGGACCACAAGCTGGCCGGCCAAGAGAGCCTGGGCTCGGTGGTCATTCCCATCAAGGCGCTCAATCTGGTGGCCCGCAGCCTGGATTCCAGTTCCGAAAACGTCAAGCTCAGCCTGGCCCAGAACCACCTGGTGTTCTCCCTGGGCGGAGCGCAGATCTACACCCAGCTGATCAACGGCCGTTATCCGGCCTATGAGGGCGTGATCCCCCTGCAGAACGAGAACATCCTGCAGACCGCCCGGGGGGCGCTCTACCGGGCCGTGAAGCAGGTCTCCAACTGCGCCAACAACGTCACGCGCCAGATCAACTTCACGCTCTCCGAGAACCGCCTGGTGGTCACCGCCGAGGACAACGAGTACGGCAGCCGCGGGCGCAACGAACTCGACGTGGACTACAACGGCGACGCGCTGGAGATCGCCTTCAACGCCAGCTATCTGGACCAGATGCTGCGGCACCTGGACACGGATCAGGTGGTGTTCAAGTTCGGCACGGCCGAGCGCGCGGCGCTGATCCTGCCGGAGATCAACCAGGAGGACGAGGATCTCCTGATGCTGCTGATGCCCGTTCGCCTGATGCGCTAG